The following coding sequences lie in one Rutidosis leptorrhynchoides isolate AG116_Rl617_1_P2 chromosome 4, CSIRO_AGI_Rlap_v1, whole genome shotgun sequence genomic window:
- the LOC139843336 gene encoding uncharacterized protein, with amino-acid sequence MGIFEPFRAIGYITNNVPFSVQRMGTETFVTVSVGKSWQIYNCAKLSLVLVGPQLAKKIRALASYRDYTFAAYGNDIGVFKRAHQVATWSSHNAKVKLLLVFGEHVISVDVEGNVFIWAFKGIEENLTPVGHILLDSEFTPSCIMHPDTYLNKVLLGSQDGSLQLWNICTKQKIYEFKGWKSSIACCVSSPALDVIGVGCADGSIHVHNIRYDEEVVTFSQSTRGAVTALSFRTDGQPLLASGGSSGVISIWNLEKRRLQSVIRDAHDSSVISLHFFANEPVLMSTSADNSIKMWIFDTTDGDPRLLRFRSGHSAPPLCIRFYANGRHILSAGQDRAFRLFSVIQDQQSRELSQRHITKRAKKLKLKEEEIKLKPVIAFDVAEIRERDWSNVVTCHMDTPHAYVWRLQNFVLGEHILTPNPDNKAPVKACTISTCGNFAILGTANGWVEKFNLQSGLSRGSYVDMSEKHICAHDGEVVGVACDSTNSIMISAGYNGDIKVWNFKGRELKSKWEIGCNVVKIIYHRSNGLLATVTDDLIIRMFDVVALKLVRKFEGHSDRITDVCFSEDGKWLLSSSMDGTLRIWDVILARQIDAIHVDVSITALSLSPNMDVLATTHVDQNGVYLWVNQTMFSGASNIDAYGSGKDVLNVKLPSISSGDSSKDKDKDDSDNKTVLSNFQAEAIIQTPQIDQQIPDLVTLSLLPKSQWQSLINLDIIKARNKPIEPPKKPEKAPFFLPSIPSLSGEILFKPSEPSNEEKGIQDDQRDKTTKNTDLPSSPFVQFVKSSVEMKNFEALTDYLKSLSPSTLDVELRMLQIIDDDDEQEPENRPELLIIELLLDYFLHEISFRNNFEFIQALIRLFLKIHGETIRRQSNLQAKAHKLLEAQSGVWQKLDGLFQSTRCMVSFLSNSQF; translated from the exons TGTGCTAAGCTCAGTCTTGTTCTTGTTG GTCCTCAACTTGCAAAAAAGATTCGGGCACTAGCATCATATCGTGATTATACATTTGCTGCATATGGAAATGATATTGGTGTATTCAAGCGTGCTCATCAG GTGGCGACCTGGAGCAGCCATAATGCCAAGGTCAAATTGTTACTTGTGTTTGGAGAACATGTTATTAGTGTTGATGTCGAAGGGAACGTTTTCATATGGGCTTTTAAAGGAATTGAAGAGAATCTTACTCCTGTTGGACATATTTTGCTAGATAGTGAATTCACTCCAAGCTGTATTATGCACCCGGACACTTATTTAAACAAG GTTTTGCTGGGAAGTCAGGATGGTTCACTTCAACTATGGAACATATGTACAAAAcaaaaaatatatgaatttaaaGGCTGGAAATCATCGATTGCTTGCTGCGTTTCATCACCAGCTTTAGATGTTATTGGTGTTGGTTGTGCTGATGGAAGTATTCATGTCCATAATATCAGATATGATGAAGAAGTTGTTACTTTTAGTCAATCAACTCGAGGTGCTGTCACTGCCTTATCGTTTAGAACGG ATGGTCAACCACTTTTAGCATCTGGAGGATCTTCTGGTGTAATAAGCATATGGAATCTTGAAAAGAGGAGGCTTCAGTCTGTCATTAGAGACGCTCATGATAGCTCTGTTATATCTTTACATTTCTTTGCTAATGAACCAGTTCTAATGAGTACGTCAGCAGACAACTCTATTAAG ATGTGGATTTTTGATACAACTGATGGTGATCCCCGTTTGCTAAGGTTTCGAAGCGGGCACAGTGCACCCCCTCTTTGTATTAG GTTCTATGCTAATGGGAGACACATTTTATCTGCTGGTCAAGATCGTGCATTCCGCCTTTTTTCTGTTATTCAG GATCAACAAAGTAGAGAGCTTTCTCAGCGTCATATAACAAAAAGAGCAAAGAAGCTCAAATTGAAG GAAGAAGAAATTAAATTGAAGCCAGTGATTGCATTTGATGTTG CTGAAATTAGGGAACGAGATTGGTCCAACGTAGTCACTTGTCATATGGATACACCACATGCATATGTATGGAGACTACAAAATTTCGTTCTTGGTGAGCATATCCTGACCCCTAACCCAGATAATAAAGCTCCTGTTAAG GCATGCACTATTAGTACGTGTGGAAACTTTGCTATATTGGGCACAGCAAATGGCTGGGTCGAAAAATTTAATCTTCAATCGGGATTGAGCAGAGGCTCTTATGTGGACATGTCTGAAAAACATATATGTGCGCATGATGGAGAAGTGGTCGGTGTTGCATGTGATTCAACAAATTCTATAATGATCAGTGCAGGATATAATGGGGATATAAAG GTATGGAATTTTAAGGGACGCGAGCTTAAATCTAAGTGGGAAATTGGTTGCAACGTGGTGAAGATCATCTACCACCGTTCTAATG GTCTTTTGGCTACCGTAACTGATGATTTGATCATTCGTATGTTTGATGTGGTGGCACTAAAGCTGGTCCGTAAGTTTGAAGGCCATTCGGATAGAATTACAGACGTTTGTTTTAGTGAGGATGGAAAATGGCTTTTGTCATCGAGTATGGATGGGACTCTTAGGATTTGGGATGTCATTTTAGCAAGGCAGATCGATGCAATACATGTTGATGTATCGATTACTGCTTTGTCTTTGTCACCAAATATGGATGTTTTGGCAACAACTCATGTTGATCAAAATGGTGTCTACTTGTG GGTGAACCAGACAATGTTTTCTGGAGCTTCAAACATCGATGCGTATGGAAGTGGGAAGGACGTATTGAACGTTAAGTTGCCTTCCATATCTTCTGGAGACAGTTCTAAAGATAAGGATAAGGATGATTCTGATAATAAGACCGTTTTAAGCAACTTTCAGGCTGAAGCTATAATTCAGACTCCACAAATCGATCAACAAATTCCAGACTTAGTCACACTTTCTCTGCTGCCTAAGAGCCAGTGGCAAAGTTTGATCAACCTGGACATCATAAAG GCTCGCAATAAGCCGATTGAGCCTCCAAAAAAGCCTGAAAAGGCACCTTTCTTTTTACCTTCTATACCATCTCTTTCTGGAGAGATATTGTTCAAGCCTAGTGAACCAAGTAATGAAGAAAAGGGCATACAAGATGATCAGCGTGATAAAACTACCAAAAATACCGATCTGCCCTCATCACCTTTTGTACAATTTGTCAAGTCCTCTGTTGAGATGAAAAACT TTGAGGCGTTGACAGATTATCTAAAGAGTTTATCTCCATCAACATTAGATGTGGAACTAAGAATGCTTCAGATCATTGATGATGATGACGAGCAAGAACCTGAAAACAGACCAGAGCTGCTTATCATTGAACTTCTACTCGATTATTTCTTACACGAAATCTCATTTAGAAATAACTTTGAGTTCATTCAAGCTCTAATTCGATTGTTTTTGAAG ATACATGGTGAAACTATTAGAAGACAATCTAATTTACAAGCCAAGGCACATAAGCTTTTAGAAGCTCAATCTGGTGTTTGGCAAAAGTTGGATGGATTGTTTCAGAGCACAAGATGCATGGTATCCTTTCTTAGTAACTCGCAGTTTTGA